In a genomic window of Streptomyces katrae:
- a CDS encoding SAM-dependent methyltransferase, with protein MNAQGGVGERAGGPVGVARPVRWRAAMEAALYGPGGFYVRPGGAGPAGHFRTSVHASPLYAGAVARLLVAVDAELGHPERLDLVDVGAGRGELLAGVLAALPEATAARVVPYAVERAAAPGGLDPRIRWVDAPPAGATGLLFANEWLDNVPLEIAEDGRYVLVAPDGTETPGAPLEAADRAWLERWWPGGEREGRAEIGRARDEAWAGAVATLERGLAVAVDYAHTRDARPPYGTLTGFREGREVAPVPDGRCDVTAHVALDSCAGPGARLLTQREALTALGVSGGRPPLALASTDPAGYVRALASAGEAAELTARGGLGDFGWLLQPVAITGGILG; from the coding sequence ATGAACGCTCAGGGTGGTGTCGGGGAACGGGCCGGGGGCCCCGTCGGGGTCGCGCGGCCGGTCCGGTGGCGGGCGGCCATGGAGGCCGCGCTGTACGGGCCGGGGGGCTTCTACGTGCGCCCCGGCGGCGCCGGGCCCGCCGGGCACTTCCGGACCTCCGTGCACGCCTCGCCGCTGTACGCGGGGGCCGTGGCCCGGCTGCTCGTCGCGGTGGACGCGGAGCTCGGGCATCCGGAGCGGCTGGACCTGGTGGACGTGGGCGCCGGACGGGGCGAGCTGCTCGCGGGGGTGCTCGCCGCCCTGCCGGAGGCGACGGCCGCGCGGGTCGTTCCGTACGCCGTCGAGCGCGCGGCCGCCCCCGGGGGGCTGGACCCGCGCATCCGCTGGGTGGACGCGCCGCCCGCGGGGGCGACGGGCCTGCTCTTCGCGAACGAGTGGCTGGACAACGTACCGCTGGAGATCGCCGAGGACGGACGGTACGTCCTGGTCGCCCCCGACGGGACGGAGACCCCGGGCGCCCCGCTGGAGGCCGCCGACCGGGCCTGGCTGGAGCGGTGGTGGCCCGGCGGGGAGCGGGAGGGACGGGCGGAGATCGGCCGGGCCCGCGACGAGGCCTGGGCCGGGGCCGTCGCCACCCTGGAGCGGGGCCTGGCAGTGGCCGTGGACTACGCCCACACCCGCGACGCCCGCCCTCCGTACGGCACCCTCACCGGTTTCCGCGAGGGCCGCGAGGTCGCGCCCGTCCCGGACGGCCGCTGCGACGTCACCGCGCACGTCGCCCTCGACTCCTGCGCCGGCCCGGGCGCCCGTCTGCTCACCCAGCGCGAGGCCCTGACCGCCCTCGGCGTCTCGGGCGGCCGGCCGCCGCTGGCCCTGGCCTCCACCGACCCGGCCGGCTACGTCCGGGCCCTGGCCTCGGCGGGCGAGGCGGCCGAGCTCACCGCGCGCGGGGGTCTCGGCGACTTCGGCTGGCTGCTCCAGCCGGTCGCGATCACCGGCGGGATCCTGGGCTAG
- a CDS encoding CapA family protein — translation MNPRPTRLVSPRALTALLCASLSLALAGCGLLGSATGGGAGGDGGDGGDGVKGGGRSFSVAAAGDILIHPQLTDQAARDARAAGRTGYDFDRIMAGVKPVISKADLGICHMEPVLGEPNGPFQTYPDFLVPPQIAKTVKSIGYDTCSTASNHTLDHGPEGVYRTLDTLDREGLRHTGSARSQQEADKPNILDVKGVKVAQISFASGFNGRQVPQDKPWLANLVSVKAVAAAEKRARAAGAEVVILSVHWGREHQPDPSGPQLELARQIARETGVDLVIGHHAHVVQPMEKIDGTWVAYGLGNQLARHDVPSGLTEEGAIGWFDFTEKSGKWEVRARYVPTYTDIPPDPESAPGTALPGAGTAPVRDHRLVDVAAALASGTTPDGKELLPEQRARYRLAFERTRGTLLNRGAAKDGLRPLRELPD, via the coding sequence ATGAACCCCCGCCCCACCCGACTGGTCTCTCCCAGGGCCCTCACCGCGCTCCTGTGCGCGTCGCTGAGCCTCGCCCTCGCGGGATGCGGCCTCCTCGGCAGTGCCACCGGCGGCGGTGCAGGCGGTGACGGCGGCGACGGCGGCGACGGCGTCAAGGGCGGCGGCCGGTCCTTCTCGGTCGCCGCGGCCGGCGACATCCTCATCCACCCCCAGCTCACCGACCAGGCGGCCCGGGACGCGCGGGCGGCCGGGCGCACGGGGTACGACTTCGACCGGATCATGGCGGGGGTCAAGCCGGTCATCAGCAAGGCCGACCTCGGCATCTGCCACATGGAGCCGGTCCTGGGCGAGCCGAACGGCCCCTTCCAGACCTATCCCGATTTCCTCGTCCCGCCCCAGATCGCGAAGACGGTCAAGAGCATCGGCTACGACACCTGCTCCACGGCCTCCAACCACACCCTCGACCACGGCCCCGAAGGCGTGTACCGCACCCTCGACACCCTGGACCGCGAGGGCCTCCGGCACACCGGCTCCGCCCGCAGCCAGCAGGAGGCGGACAAGCCGAACATCCTGGACGTCAAGGGCGTCAAGGTCGCCCAGATCTCCTTCGCCTCCGGCTTCAACGGCCGCCAGGTCCCCCAGGACAAGCCCTGGCTGGCCAACCTGGTCAGCGTCAAGGCCGTGGCCGCGGCCGAGAAGCGGGCCCGCGCGGCCGGCGCCGAGGTGGTGATCCTCTCCGTCCACTGGGGCCGCGAGCACCAGCCCGACCCCAGCGGCCCCCAGCTGGAACTGGCCCGCCAGATCGCCAGGGAGACCGGGGTCGACCTGGTCATCGGCCACCACGCCCACGTCGTCCAGCCGATGGAGAAGATCGACGGCACCTGGGTCGCGTACGGGCTCGGCAACCAGCTCGCCCGCCACGACGTGCCCAGCGGCCTCACCGAAGAGGGCGCCATCGGCTGGTTCGACTTCACCGAGAAGAGCGGCAAGTGGGAGGTGCGGGCCCGCTACGTGCCGACCTACACCGACATCCCGCCGGACCCCGAGAGCGCCCCCGGCACCGCCCTGCCCGGAGCCGGGACCGCCCCCGTCCGCGACCACCGGCTGGTCGACGTCGCCGCCGCCCTCGCCTCCGGTACCACCCCCGACGGGAAGGAGCTGCTGCCCGAGCAGCGCGCCCGCTACCGCCTGGCCTTCGAACGCACCCGGGGCACGCTGCTCAACCGCGGCGCCGCCAAGGACGGACTGCGCCCGCTTCGGGAGCTGCCCGACTGA
- a CDS encoding HAMP domain-containing protein, translating to MSLLGGIRPPITVLSVLLLALAGFTAMSLGSVREDRLPQAVLTSQQHFAEDGAIALRASLDESVTDLNRAAALFSAGKPVAPDAVLDRIGSVYQKWRGTAVVEIGSGRLLAARGENLPLTAVDRTKLSGEGGLAPRMVTLANGETRLLTLSLLTWKDQPQQLLVASSSLRFPGISLGNLRSIAVVGADGTVLSTDGIPEPEMLLSDNRRADVKRDTKQLASFARTAAKKAAANPLTVKEPGSGGFPGVSGSLMGGETSGERAAAGYARLSGPEAGVGTSATSLELTVVAMIDIAQNPSRATDAFAGLVLAGALLLVGALVIALLVATVQRPLITLFLESRRLTRGDLTRPVAIPRGGEAARIALALDRLRGQLRDRDRDGGSAPAAPGARGRDKRRTGARTLVAVCAVLLLAWCLPLGLLVNRAGDSVVVPQQLVNDQRERTDTLNDRVRRALNEGQADLLSVAALMGADAGPDRMSDVLEHTVREHARYASLYVLDDSGKALAQAGGHPRAPFGKGPRKEPVALYDGAKEPVIIATAEIPGRAGTAVVGEFRIDFLNALLKRPGLGEIRVVDSRHRVIGSNNGYRAFQDLGDERLDALVQGSSLKVGMAPRPGGVLYRSGGDHVIAAAAPFSGGGAAGDLKWTVVSWQPAKGLAIREYSLQNRTVLAGLLGFAVGAACLGWLQIIVVAPLRELARRAEALADGDRRTVLYPRHHDEVGAVTRSLEIIRQQLQQGGRRRGPQRTTTDTGGAGAPSATTAGRN from the coding sequence ATGTCCCTGCTCGGCGGCATCAGGCCCCCGATCACCGTCCTGTCGGTCCTGCTGCTCGCCCTGGCGGGGTTCACCGCGATGAGCCTCGGCAGTGTCCGCGAGGACCGGCTGCCCCAGGCCGTGCTCACCTCCCAGCAGCACTTCGCCGAGGACGGCGCGATCGCGCTGCGCGCCTCCCTGGACGAGAGCGTCACCGACCTGAACCGGGCCGCGGCCCTCTTCTCCGCCGGCAAGCCCGTCGCCCCCGACGCCGTGCTCGACCGGATCGGCAGCGTCTACCAGAAGTGGCGCGGCACCGCCGTCGTCGAGATCGGCTCGGGCCGGCTGCTCGCCGCGCGCGGCGAGAACCTCCCGCTGACGGCCGTCGACCGCACCAAGCTCTCCGGCGAGGGCGGCCTGGCCCCCCGCATGGTCACCCTCGCCAACGGCGAGACCCGCCTGCTCACCCTCTCCCTCCTGACCTGGAAGGACCAGCCCCAGCAACTGCTGGTCGCCTCCAGCAGCCTGCGCTTCCCCGGCATCAGCCTCGGCAACCTCCGCAGCATCGCCGTCGTCGGGGCCGACGGCACCGTCCTGAGCACCGACGGCATACCCGAGCCCGAGATGCTCCTCAGCGACAACCGGCGCGCCGACGTCAAACGGGACACGAAGCAGCTGGCCTCCTTCGCCAGGACCGCCGCCAAGAAGGCCGCGGCGAACCCGCTGACCGTCAAGGAGCCCGGCTCCGGCGGCTTCCCCGGCGTCAGCGGCAGCCTGATGGGCGGCGAGACGAGCGGCGAGCGCGCCGCCGCCGGGTACGCCCGCCTCTCCGGACCGGAAGCGGGTGTCGGCACCAGCGCCACCAGCCTGGAACTGACCGTCGTCGCGATGATCGACATCGCCCAGAACCCCTCCCGCGCCACCGACGCCTTCGCCGGACTGGTCCTCGCCGGCGCCCTGCTCCTGGTCGGCGCGCTCGTCATCGCCCTGCTGGTCGCCACCGTGCAGCGGCCACTGATCACCCTGTTCCTGGAGAGCCGCCGGCTGACCCGCGGCGACCTCACCCGCCCCGTGGCCATCCCCCGCGGCGGCGAGGCCGCGCGGATCGCCCTCGCGCTGGACCGGCTGCGCGGCCAGCTCCGCGACCGCGACCGCGACGGCGGCAGCGCCCCCGCCGCGCCCGGCGCCCGCGGCAGGGACAAGCGGCGTACGGGCGCCCGTACGCTCGTCGCGGTCTGCGCGGTGCTGCTCCTCGCCTGGTGCCTGCCGCTGGGGCTGCTCGTCAACCGGGCCGGGGACTCCGTCGTCGTACCGCAGCAGCTGGTCAACGACCAGCGCGAGCGCACCGACACCCTCAACGACCGGGTCCGGCGCGCCCTCAACGAGGGCCAGGCCGACCTGCTGTCCGTGGCCGCGCTGATGGGCGCCGACGCCGGGCCCGACCGCATGTCCGACGTCCTGGAACACACGGTGCGGGAGCACGCCCGCTACGCCTCCCTGTACGTGCTCGACGACTCCGGCAAGGCCCTCGCCCAGGCGGGCGGCCACCCCCGGGCGCCCTTCGGCAAGGGCCCCCGCAAGGAGCCCGTCGCCCTCTACGACGGCGCCAAGGAGCCCGTCATCATCGCCACGGCCGAGATCCCCGGCCGGGCCGGCACGGCCGTCGTCGGCGAGTTCCGCATCGACTTCCTCAACGCCCTCCTCAAGCGGCCGGGTCTCGGCGAGATCCGGGTCGTGGACTCCAGGCACCGGGTCATCGGCTCCAACAACGGCTACCGCGCCTTCCAGGACCTCGGCGACGAACGCCTCGACGCCCTCGTGCAGGGCTCCTCCCTCAAGGTCGGCATGGCCCCCCGGCCCGGCGGCGTCCTCTACCGCAGCGGCGGCGACCACGTCATCGCGGCGGCCGCGCCCTTCTCGGGCGGCGGGGCGGCCGGGGACCTGAAGTGGACCGTGGTCAGCTGGCAGCCCGCCAAGGGCCTGGCCATCCGCGAGTACAGCCTCCAGAACCGCACCGTCCTCGCCGGGCTCCTCGGCTTCGCGGTCGGCGCGGCCTGCCTGGGCTGGCTCCAGATCATCGTGGTCGCCCCGCTGCGCGAGCTCGCCCGCCGCGCCGAGGCCCTCGCCGACGGCGACCGCCGCACCGTCCTCTACCCGCGCCACCACGACGAGGTCGGCGCCGTGACCCGCAGCCTGGAGATCATCCGCCAGCAGCTCCAGCAGGGCGGCCGGCGGCGCGGGCCGCAGCGGACGACGACCGACACCGGGGGAGCGGGAGCCCCCTCCGCCACCACGGCCGGAAGGAACTGA
- a CDS encoding NlpC/P60 family protein, with product MTAKPKSRRRTRPVLHTVTVLALLAGSAYFTYALRAQEQAKAPSVQMVQDKNITAALKGGDAGGQKWERVQSPNRSVLRDATGQVLATFTDGARTATLTGPSRTFTEPANTTTRVVTENWVRLMPEPWKQGAESAPWFKEWFKKYFGSQEDDIFAIAFQYGDQAPVKKDAQGVSYAGDASFGPLNPNGSEGNDLRLEQSDFFDYLGAPYTFRNGVKKQPQSARYRSMDCSGFVRTVFGYRARYPLMPDDVPGPGLPRTANGIARSALGADVIPLKGVGAEFRPASVDVIQPGDLLFFKLDARTKDRLDHTGIYLGTDTDGHQIFISSREEANGPTIGDKGGTSRLDGNGYYATTLRSVKRL from the coding sequence ATGACCGCCAAGCCGAAGAGCCGCCGCCGCACCCGCCCGGTACTGCACACGGTCACCGTGCTCGCGCTGCTGGCCGGCAGCGCCTACTTCACCTACGCGCTGCGCGCGCAGGAGCAGGCCAAGGCGCCCTCCGTGCAGATGGTGCAGGACAAGAACATCACCGCGGCCCTCAAGGGGGGCGACGCCGGCGGCCAGAAGTGGGAGCGCGTGCAGAGCCCGAACCGGTCGGTGCTGCGCGACGCCACCGGTCAGGTCCTGGCCACCTTCACCGACGGCGCCCGCACGGCCACCCTCACCGGCCCGAGCCGTACCTTCACCGAGCCCGCCAACACCACCACCCGGGTCGTCACCGAGAACTGGGTGCGGCTGATGCCCGAGCCGTGGAAGCAGGGCGCGGAGAGCGCGCCGTGGTTCAAGGAGTGGTTCAAGAAGTACTTCGGGAGCCAGGAGGACGACATCTTCGCGATCGCCTTCCAGTACGGCGACCAGGCCCCGGTGAAGAAGGACGCGCAGGGCGTCTCGTACGCGGGCGACGCCTCCTTCGGCCCGCTCAACCCCAACGGCTCCGAGGGCAACGACCTGCGGCTGGAGCAGTCGGACTTCTTCGACTACCTCGGCGCCCCGTACACCTTCCGCAACGGGGTGAAGAAGCAGCCGCAGAGCGCCCGTTACCGGTCGATGGACTGCTCGGGCTTCGTCCGCACGGTCTTCGGCTACCGGGCCCGCTACCCGCTGATGCCCGACGACGTCCCCGGTCCCGGCCTGCCGCGCACCGCGAACGGCATCGCCCGCTCCGCGCTGGGCGCGGACGTCATCCCGCTCAAGGGGGTGGGGGCGGAGTTCCGGCCCGCGTCCGTCGACGTGATCCAGCCGGGCGACCTGCTGTTCTTCAAGCTCGACGCCCGGACCAAGGACCGCCTGGACCACACGGGCATCTACCTCGGCACCGACACCGACGGCCACCAGATCTTCATCTCCAGCCGGGAGGAGGCCAACGGCCCCACCATCGGCGACAAGGGCGGCACCTCGCGCCTCGACGGCAACGGCTACTACGCGACGACCCTGCGCAGCGTGAAGCGGCTCTAG
- a CDS encoding poly-gamma-glutamate biosynthesis protein PgsC/CapC: protein MIPAVLTPEIAAIGIALGLLFSLLCYLTTNLSPGGMITPGWLALTLVEDLQRAALVVGITVMTYVLTLLTQRFVILYGKRLFAAVVLIGVLLQATVVIVLQLEFPLLYANQTLGFIVPGLIAYQLVRQPKGATLLATGSATLMTYVVLTAGILLGVMPTA from the coding sequence TTGATCCCCGCCGTCCTCACCCCCGAGATCGCCGCGATCGGCATCGCGCTGGGCCTGCTGTTCTCCCTGCTCTGCTACCTCACCACCAACCTCTCCCCCGGCGGCATGATCACCCCGGGGTGGCTGGCGCTCACCCTCGTCGAGGACCTCCAGCGCGCGGCCCTGGTCGTCGGCATCACCGTCATGACGTACGTGCTGACCCTCCTCACGCAGCGGTTCGTGATCCTCTACGGCAAGCGCCTGTTCGCCGCCGTCGTCCTGATCGGCGTGCTGCTCCAGGCCACCGTGGTGATCGTGCTCCAGCTGGAGTTCCCGCTCCTCTACGCGAACCAGACCCTCGGTTTCATCGTCCCCGGCCTGATCGCGTACCAGCTGGTCCGCCAGCCGAAGGGCGCCACCCTGCTCGCCACCGGCAGCGCCACGCTCATGACGTACGTCGTCCTGACCGCCGGGATCCTGCTCGGCGTCATGCCCACCGCCTGA
- a CDS encoding M28 family metallopeptidase — protein sequence MPSRRIAAATAALAAAALVSPLLLAGPAGASSPQSDAARGDALARKLVKEATGKGANNHLKVFQSIADYNNGTRVAGSKGHEQSAKYVEGVLKAAGYEVSRHEFDFVYVETIAETLKVNGANGRDVPLKLMTYTASGPEGGVTAPVAVVPVDADGSNGCDAADFAPGAFTGKIALVKRGGCTFAVKQANAAAAGAVGAVIYNNTAGALNGTLGDPNAGKVPTGGISQADGEKLAAEAAAGPVEVTLDVRQFRENRKTWNVIAETKGGDADNTVFLGAHLDSVAAGPGINDNGSGSAGILQVAQRLASEQKKIKNKVKFAWWSAEEFGLLGSEAYVASLTPEQKKQIKLYLNFDMIASPNAAYFVYDGDDSDKVGSGPGPEGSAQLEKQITDFLDAQKIPHEGSDFTGRSDYGPFIEAGIPSGGTDTGAEGIKTPAQAAKFGGQAGVAYDVNYHGKGDDIGNIDQKALDINVDVIANAVGHYAYDLAPLSQPVVSKPTTGSGNGGGLRPGHDHEAAE from the coding sequence ATGCCTTCTCGCCGTATAGCCGCAGCAACCGCCGCCCTGGCGGCCGCGGCCCTCGTCTCCCCGCTGCTCCTCGCCGGCCCGGCCGGCGCGTCGAGCCCGCAGAGCGACGCCGCCCGGGGCGACGCCCTGGCCAGGAAACTGGTCAAGGAGGCGACCGGCAAGGGCGCCAACAACCACCTGAAGGTCTTCCAGTCGATCGCCGACTACAACAACGGCACCCGCGTCGCCGGGTCGAAGGGGCACGAGCAGTCCGCCAAGTACGTCGAGGGCGTGCTGAAGGCCGCCGGGTACGAGGTCTCGCGGCACGAGTTCGACTTCGTGTACGTCGAGACGATCGCGGAGACCCTGAAGGTCAACGGCGCGAACGGGCGCGACGTCCCGCTCAAGCTGATGACGTACACCGCGAGCGGCCCGGAGGGCGGGGTCACCGCCCCGGTCGCGGTCGTACCGGTCGACGCGGACGGCTCCAACGGCTGCGATGCCGCCGACTTCGCCCCCGGCGCGTTCACCGGCAAGATCGCCCTGGTCAAGCGCGGCGGCTGCACCTTCGCCGTGAAGCAGGCGAACGCGGCGGCGGCCGGCGCGGTCGGCGCGGTCATCTACAACAACACCGCGGGCGCCCTGAACGGCACCCTCGGCGACCCGAACGCGGGCAAGGTCCCCACCGGCGGCATCAGCCAGGCCGACGGCGAGAAGCTGGCCGCCGAGGCCGCCGCCGGGCCGGTGGAGGTGACCCTCGACGTCCGCCAGTTCCGCGAGAACCGCAAGACCTGGAACGTCATCGCGGAGACGAAGGGCGGCGACGCGGACAACACGGTCTTCCTCGGCGCCCACCTGGACTCGGTCGCCGCGGGTCCCGGCATCAACGACAACGGCTCCGGCTCGGCCGGCATCCTCCAGGTCGCGCAGCGCCTCGCGAGCGAGCAGAAGAAGATCAAGAACAAGGTCAAGTTCGCCTGGTGGTCGGCGGAGGAGTTCGGCCTGCTCGGCTCGGAGGCGTACGTGGCCTCGCTGACCCCGGAGCAGAAGAAGCAGATCAAGCTCTACCTGAACTTCGACATGATCGCCTCGCCCAACGCCGCCTACTTCGTCTACGACGGCGACGACTCCGACAAGGTCGGTTCGGGCCCGGGCCCGGAGGGTTCGGCGCAGCTGGAGAAGCAGATCACCGACTTCCTCGACGCGCAGAAGATCCCGCACGAGGGCAGTGACTTCACCGGCCGCTCGGACTACGGCCCGTTCATCGAGGCGGGCATCCCGTCCGGTGGCACGGACACCGGCGCCGAGGGCATCAAGACCCCGGCGCAGGCCGCGAAGTTCGGCGGTCAGGCGGGTGTCGCCTACGACGTCAACTACCACGGCAAGGGCGACGACATCGGCAACATCGACCAGAAGGCCCTCGACATCAACGTCGACGTGATCGCGAACGCGGTGGGCCACTACGCCTACGACCTGGCGCCGCTGTCGCAGCCGGTCGTCTCGAAGCCGACCACCGGCTCGGGCAACGGCGGCGGTCTGCGCCCGGGCCACGACCACGAGGCCGCCGAGTAG
- the pgsB gene encoding poly-gamma-glutamate synthase PgsB, whose protein sequence is MLFLYCVLLVSCLIMLVAGIVEQRRHFANLDRIPNRVLVNGIRGKSSITRLCAGALRGGGLTTVAKTTGTAARFIHPDATEEPVYRKFGIANVVEQIGIVRRAAAYRPDALVMECMAVMPALQEINQSKLIQSTIGVLCNVREDHVAEMGPTLDDIARSLSRSMPYGGICVTAEKERFDVLQEEADARDCELVYADPETVSDEELRGFSWFTFKENVAIALTVAELLGVDRATALKGMYEAPPDPGVLSVERYLAPGGKRLRFANVFAANDPESTLMNINQLLDLGAVDRPLNVVINCRPDRVERNGQMGAIVPDLRPDRVFVIGHPAKSAIDAIPAEWRDRAVDLGGEQRDGEEFMHELLGHLGESSSLVAIGNIHGQGEVLLEHLAELPPDEAEDAPASAPAGEEPPAPVFGRPFDPYADDPHGPDPYAGFPGGEQPYAGAAYGQVPHAQGPHAQGPHAQGPHGQGPHAQTAYGQAPHAQAPYGQAPHAQTAYGQAPHAQAPYGQQVYGQRPAQDPYAYGQPPQPRPQAAHPYPQQSQPPSGPRPGEPYGGGGPPQRPADPYGIAAATPVPAWPQQAPQPQPHPYTPGEPR, encoded by the coding sequence GTGCTCTTCCTCTACTGCGTGCTGCTCGTCAGCTGCCTGATCATGCTGGTCGCGGGCATCGTGGAGCAGCGTCGGCACTTCGCCAACCTGGACCGGATACCGAACCGGGTGCTGGTCAACGGCATCCGCGGCAAGAGCTCCATCACCCGGCTGTGCGCGGGCGCGCTGCGCGGCGGCGGTCTGACGACGGTCGCCAAGACCACCGGCACCGCGGCCCGGTTCATCCACCCGGACGCCACCGAGGAGCCGGTCTACCGCAAGTTCGGCATCGCGAACGTGGTCGAGCAGATCGGCATCGTGCGGCGCGCGGCCGCCTACCGGCCGGACGCGCTGGTCATGGAGTGCATGGCGGTCATGCCGGCGCTCCAGGAGATCAACCAGTCCAAGCTGATCCAGTCGACCATCGGCGTCCTGTGCAACGTCCGCGAGGACCACGTCGCCGAGATGGGCCCGACCCTGGACGACATCGCGCGCTCGCTGTCGCGGTCGATGCCGTACGGGGGGATCTGCGTGACCGCCGAAAAGGAGCGCTTCGACGTGCTCCAGGAGGAGGCGGACGCACGGGACTGCGAGCTCGTCTACGCGGACCCGGAGACGGTCTCGGACGAGGAGCTGCGCGGGTTCAGCTGGTTCACGTTCAAGGAGAACGTGGCGATCGCGCTCACCGTCGCCGAGCTCCTGGGCGTGGACCGGGCCACGGCCCTGAAGGGCATGTACGAGGCCCCGCCGGACCCGGGCGTGCTGTCGGTGGAGCGGTACCTGGCCCCGGGCGGCAAGCGGCTGCGGTTCGCGAACGTCTTCGCGGCGAACGACCCCGAGTCCACGCTGATGAACATCAACCAGCTGCTGGACCTGGGCGCGGTGGACCGCCCCCTGAACGTGGTGATCAACTGTCGGCCCGACCGGGTCGAGCGCAACGGGCAGATGGGCGCGATCGTTCCCGATCTGCGGCCGGACCGGGTGTTCGTGATCGGGCACCCGGCGAAGAGCGCCATCGACGCGATCCCGGCCGAGTGGCGCGACCGCGCGGTGGACCTCGGCGGCGAGCAGCGCGACGGCGAGGAGTTCATGCACGAGCTGCTCGGCCACCTCGGCGAGAGCTCCTCGCTCGTGGCCATCGGCAACATCCACGGCCAGGGCGAGGTGCTGCTGGAGCACCTCGCGGAGCTGCCGCCGGACGAGGCGGAGGACGCCCCCGCGTCGGCGCCGGCCGGGGAGGAGCCCCCGGCCCCGGTCTTCGGCCGGCCCTTCGACCCGTACGCGGACGACCCGCACGGCCCGGACCCGTACGCGGGGTTCCCGGGCGGGGAACAGCCGTATGCGGGCGCGGCGTACGGCCAGGTCCCGCACGCCCAGGGCCCGCACGCCCAGGGCCCGCACGCCCAGGGCCCGCACGGCCAAGGCCCGCACGCGCAGACCGCGTACGGGCAGGCCCCTCACGCACAGGCCCCGTACGGGCAGGCCCCTCACGCGCAGACCGCGTACGGGCAGGCCCCTCACGCACAGGCCCCGTACGGGCAGCAGGTCTACGGGCAGCGGCCCGCGCAGGACCCGTACGCGTACGGGCAGCCGCCGCAGCCCCGCCCGCAGGCAGCCCACCCGTACCCGCAGCAGTCTCAGCCGCCCTCCGGCCCCCGCCCCGGGGAGCCGTACGGCGGTGGCGGGCCGCCGCAGCGGCCCGCCGACCCGTACGGGATCGCCGCCGCCACCCCCGTACCGGCCTGGCCGCAGCAGGCACCGCAGCCGCAGCCGCACCCGTACACCCCAGGAGAGCCCCGTTGA